CACGCGCGCGCCGCTCAACGAGAGCGAAGCGCAATCGCTCGCGCGCCTGGTGGCCCGCCAGCAGCGCCGGCTGGGCCTGCCGCGCGCCAGGGAGCGGGCCGCGCAGGTCATACCGGTCGACGTACTGACGTTGCCGCATCCGGCTCAGCCGCGCGCGGTCGAACACATCGTGCGCGAGCATCTGGACGCGCCGGAGGCCCCGGCCTTTTACGTCGAGAACGCACTGATCAATTCGCTGTTCGGCCTGTTGTGCTGGGAAGCGGTGTTCCAGCCGCTGCCGGGCGCCTTCTTCCATCCGTTCCAGCGCGGCCCGGCCGACCTGCACGCGCCGGACTTCCACGCCAGGCGGGACGAGGCCTTCGGCGCGCAACTGGCGCGACTGGACGACGGCAGCTACAAGCGCGCCATCCTCGCGACCTTCGATGCGAAGATGGGCATACAGTCGCCCTTCGTGTTCTGGGGCGCGCTCGATCCAGGTTTGTTGTCGCTGGCCTTGGATTGCATCCCGGCCGCGCACCTGAAGGCCTGGTTCTCCCGCATCCTGCGGGACGTGGCGGCGAATACCTCAGGCCTGCCGGACCTGATCCGTTTCTTTCCCGCCTGCAATGCATACGAGCTGGTGGAAGTGAAAGGGCCGGGGGACAGGCTGCAGGACAACCAGCGGCGCTGGATGGCGTACAACGCCGCGCACGGCGTTCCGGTACGCGTGTGCCGGGTGCGGTGGCTCAGCCAACCTGCTTGAGTATCGCGTCCACCAGGCCCGGGAAGCGCTTGTCGAGTTCGACGCGGCGCAAGGTGTTCTGATGCACCGTGCCGGCGACGCTGGTGCGCACCAGGCCGGCTTCTCGCAGGATGCGGAAATGATGGGACATGCTGGATTTCGGGCGGCCGCCGTCGAGCTCGCCGCAAGTGGCTTCTTCCACGCGCGACAGATGCCTGACGATCTCCAGCCGCACCGGATCGCTCAAGGCATGGAAGATACGCTCCAGGACGAAGTCTTCCGGGGAAGGGTGGTTGTACGCACGCATAGCGCGGATTGTAATGTTCTTTTTACGTAATTTCGATAATTATCGAACTACGGTACTATAGCACCCTATAACACCCATAACGCCCATATCCGACCACGCTCACACACGGAATCCACGGAATGTCCTCGCTATTCACTCCCTTCAAGCTCAAAGACGTCACGCTGCGCAACCGCGTCGCCGTCCCGCCCATGTGCCAATACAGCGCCGAAGACGGCCTGATCAATGACTGGCACCGCGTGCATCTGGCGGGGATCGCACGCGGCGGCGCCGG
This genomic interval from Bordetella genomosp. 8 contains the following:
- a CDS encoding ArsR/SmtB family transcription factor, with translation MRAYNHPSPEDFVLERIFHALSDPVRLEIVRHLSRVEEATCGELDGGRPKSSMSHHFRILREAGLVRTSVAGTVHQNTLRRVELDKRFPGLVDAILKQVG